The Papio anubis isolate 15944 chromosome 1, Panubis1.0, whole genome shotgun sequence genome window below encodes:
- the NCDN gene encoding neurochondrin isoform X1 encodes MSCCDLAAAGQLGKAGIMASDCEPALNQAEGRNPTLERYLGALREAKNDSEQFAALLLVTKAVKAGDIDAKTRRRIFDAVGFTFPNRLLTTKEAPDGCPDHVLRALGVALLACFCSDPELAAHPQVLNKIPILSTFLTARGDPDDAARRSMIDDTYQCLTAVAGTPRGPRHLIAGGTVSALCQAYLGHGYGFDQALALLVGLLAAAETQCWKEAEPDLLAVLRGLSEDFQKAEDASKFELCQLLPLFLPPTTVPPECYRDLQAGLARILGSKLSSWQRNPALKLAARLAHACGSDWIPAGSSGSKFLALLVNLACVEVRLALEETGTEVKEDVVTACYALMELGIQECTRCEQSLLKEPQKVQLVSVMKEAIGAVIHYLLQVGSEKQKEPFVFASVRILGAWLAEETSSLRKEVCQLLPFLVRYAKTLYEEAEEANDLSQQVANLAISPTTPGPTWPGDALRLLLPGWCHLTVEDGPREILIKEGAPSLLCKYFLQQWELTSPGHDTSVLPDSVEIGLQTCCHIFLNLVVTAPGLIKRDACFTSLMNTLMTSLPALVQQQGRLLLAANVATLGLLMARLLSTSPALQGTPASRGFFAAAILFLSQSHVARATPGSDQAVLALSPEYEGIWADLQELWFLGMQAFTGCVPLLPWLAPAALRSRWPQELLQLLGSVSPNSVKPEMVAAYQGVLVELARANRLCREAMRLQAGEETASHYRMAALEQCLSEP; translated from the exons ATGTCGTGTTGTGACCTGGCTGCGGCGGGACAG TTGGGCAAGGCGGGCATCATGGCCTCGGATTGCGAGCCAGCTCTGAACCAGGCAGAGGGCCGAAACCCCACCCTGGAGCGCTACCTGGGAGCCCTCCGTGAGGCCAAGAATGACAGCGAGCAGTTTGCAGCCCTGCTGCTA GTGACCAAGGCAGTCAAAGCAGGTGACATAGATGCCAAAACTCGGCGGCGGATCTTCGATGCTGTCGGCTTCACCTTCCCCAATCGTCTCCTGACCACGAAGGAGGCGCCGGATGGCTGCCCTGACCATGTTCTGCGGGCTTTGGGCGTGGCCCTGCTGGCCTGCTTCTGCAGTGACCCCGAACTGGCCGCCCATCCCCAAGTCCTGAACAAGATTCCCATTCTTAGCACCTTCCTCACAGCCCGGGGGGACCCGGACGATGCTGCCCGCCGCTCCATGATTGATGACACCTACCAGTGCCTGACGGCTGTAGCAGGCACCCCCAGAGGGCCTCGGCACCTCATTGCTGGTGGCACCGTGTCTGCCCTGTGCCAGGCATACCTGGGGCATGGCTATGGCTTTGACCAGGCCCTGGCACTCCTGGTGGGGCTGCTGGCTGCTGCCGAGACACAGTGCTGGAAGGAGGCGGAGCCCGATTTGCTGGCCGTGTTGCGGGGCCTCAGTGAGGATTTCCAGAAAGCTGAGGATGCCAGCAAGTTTGAGCTCTGCCAGCTGCTGCCCCTCTTTTTGCCCCCGACGACCGTGCCCCCTGAATGCTACCGAGATCTGCAGGCCGGGCTGGCACGCATCCTGGGAAGCAAGCTAAGCTCCTGGCAGCGCAACCCTGCACTGAAGTTGGCAGCCCGCCTGGCACACGCCTGCGGCTCCGACTGGATCCCGGCGGGCAGCTCCGGGAGCAAGTTCCTGGCCCTGCTGGTGAATCTGGCGTGCGTGGAAGTGCGGCTGGCACTGGAGGAGACGGGCACGGAGGTGAAAGAGGATGTGGTGACCGCCTGCTATGCCCTCATGGAGTTGGGGATCCAGGAATGCACTCGCTGTGAGCAGTCACTGCTTAAGGAGCCACAGAAGGTGCAGCTCGTGAGCGTCATGAAGGAGGCCATAGGGGCTGTTATCCACTACCTGCTGCAG GTGGGGTCAGAGAAGCAGAAGGAGCCCTTTGTGTTTGCCTCGGTGCGGATCCTGGGTGCCTGGCTGGCCGAGGAGACCTCATCCTTGCGTAAGGAGGTGTGCCAGCTGCTGCCCTTCCTCGTCCGCTATGCCAAGACCCTCTACgaggaggccgaggaggccaATGACCTTTCCCAGCAGGTGGCCAACCTGGCCAtctcccccaccaccccaggGCCCACCTGGCCAGGAGACGCTCTCCG GCTCCTCCTGCCTGGCTGGTGCCACCTGACCGTCGAAGATGGGCCCCGGGAGATCCTGATCAAGGAAGGTGCCCCCTCGCTTCTGTGCAAGTATTTCCTGCAGCAGTGGGAGCTCACATCCCCTGGCCACGACACCTCGGTGCTGCCCGACAGCGTGGAGATTGGCCTGCAGACCTGCTGCCACATCTTCCTCAACCTCGTGGTCACCGCACCGGGGCTGATCAA GCGTGATGCCTGCTTCACATCTCTTATGAACACCCTGATGACATCGCTACCGGCACTAGTGCAGCAACAGGGAAGGCTGCTTCTGGCTGCTAACGTGGCCACCCTGGGGCTTCTCATGGCCCGGCTCCTTAGCACCTCTCCAG CTCTTCAGGGAACACCAGCATCCCGAGGGTTCTTCGCAGCTGCCATCCTCTTCCTATCGCAGTCCCATGTGGCGCGGGCCACCCCGGGCTCAGACCAGGCAGTGCTAGCCCTGTCCCCTGAGTATGAGGGCATCTGGGCTGACCTGCAGGAGCTCTGGTTCCTGGGCATGCAGGCCTTCACCGGCTGTGTGCCGCTGCTGCCCTGGCTGGCCCCTGCTGCCCTGCGCTCCCGCTGGCCCCAGGAGCTGCTCCAGCTGCTAGGCAGTGTCAGCCCCAACTCTGTCAAGCCCGAGATGGTGGCCGCCTATCAGGGTGTCCTGGTGGAGTTGGCGCGGGCCAACCGGCTGTGCCGGGAGGCCATGAGGCTGCAGGCGGGTGAGGAGACGGCCAGCCACTATCGCATGGCCGCCTTGGAGCAGTGCCTATCAGAGCCCTGA
- the NCDN gene encoding neurochondrin isoform X2 produces MASDCEPALNQAEGRNPTLERYLGALREAKNDSEQFAALLLVTKAVKAGDIDAKTRRRIFDAVGFTFPNRLLTTKEAPDGCPDHVLRALGVALLACFCSDPELAAHPQVLNKIPILSTFLTARGDPDDAARRSMIDDTYQCLTAVAGTPRGPRHLIAGGTVSALCQAYLGHGYGFDQALALLVGLLAAAETQCWKEAEPDLLAVLRGLSEDFQKAEDASKFELCQLLPLFLPPTTVPPECYRDLQAGLARILGSKLSSWQRNPALKLAARLAHACGSDWIPAGSSGSKFLALLVNLACVEVRLALEETGTEVKEDVVTACYALMELGIQECTRCEQSLLKEPQKVQLVSVMKEAIGAVIHYLLQVGSEKQKEPFVFASVRILGAWLAEETSSLRKEVCQLLPFLVRYAKTLYEEAEEANDLSQQVANLAISPTTPGPTWPGDALRLLLPGWCHLTVEDGPREILIKEGAPSLLCKYFLQQWELTSPGHDTSVLPDSVEIGLQTCCHIFLNLVVTAPGLIKRDACFTSLMNTLMTSLPALVQQQGRLLLAANVATLGLLMARLLSTSPALQGTPASRGFFAAAILFLSQSHVARATPGSDQAVLALSPEYEGIWADLQELWFLGMQAFTGCVPLLPWLAPAALRSRWPQELLQLLGSVSPNSVKPEMVAAYQGVLVELARANRLCREAMRLQAGEETASHYRMAALEQCLSEP; encoded by the exons ATGGCCTCGGATTGCGAGCCAGCTCTGAACCAGGCAGAGGGCCGAAACCCCACCCTGGAGCGCTACCTGGGAGCCCTCCGTGAGGCCAAGAATGACAGCGAGCAGTTTGCAGCCCTGCTGCTA GTGACCAAGGCAGTCAAAGCAGGTGACATAGATGCCAAAACTCGGCGGCGGATCTTCGATGCTGTCGGCTTCACCTTCCCCAATCGTCTCCTGACCACGAAGGAGGCGCCGGATGGCTGCCCTGACCATGTTCTGCGGGCTTTGGGCGTGGCCCTGCTGGCCTGCTTCTGCAGTGACCCCGAACTGGCCGCCCATCCCCAAGTCCTGAACAAGATTCCCATTCTTAGCACCTTCCTCACAGCCCGGGGGGACCCGGACGATGCTGCCCGCCGCTCCATGATTGATGACACCTACCAGTGCCTGACGGCTGTAGCAGGCACCCCCAGAGGGCCTCGGCACCTCATTGCTGGTGGCACCGTGTCTGCCCTGTGCCAGGCATACCTGGGGCATGGCTATGGCTTTGACCAGGCCCTGGCACTCCTGGTGGGGCTGCTGGCTGCTGCCGAGACACAGTGCTGGAAGGAGGCGGAGCCCGATTTGCTGGCCGTGTTGCGGGGCCTCAGTGAGGATTTCCAGAAAGCTGAGGATGCCAGCAAGTTTGAGCTCTGCCAGCTGCTGCCCCTCTTTTTGCCCCCGACGACCGTGCCCCCTGAATGCTACCGAGATCTGCAGGCCGGGCTGGCACGCATCCTGGGAAGCAAGCTAAGCTCCTGGCAGCGCAACCCTGCACTGAAGTTGGCAGCCCGCCTGGCACACGCCTGCGGCTCCGACTGGATCCCGGCGGGCAGCTCCGGGAGCAAGTTCCTGGCCCTGCTGGTGAATCTGGCGTGCGTGGAAGTGCGGCTGGCACTGGAGGAGACGGGCACGGAGGTGAAAGAGGATGTGGTGACCGCCTGCTATGCCCTCATGGAGTTGGGGATCCAGGAATGCACTCGCTGTGAGCAGTCACTGCTTAAGGAGCCACAGAAGGTGCAGCTCGTGAGCGTCATGAAGGAGGCCATAGGGGCTGTTATCCACTACCTGCTGCAG GTGGGGTCAGAGAAGCAGAAGGAGCCCTTTGTGTTTGCCTCGGTGCGGATCCTGGGTGCCTGGCTGGCCGAGGAGACCTCATCCTTGCGTAAGGAGGTGTGCCAGCTGCTGCCCTTCCTCGTCCGCTATGCCAAGACCCTCTACgaggaggccgaggaggccaATGACCTTTCCCAGCAGGTGGCCAACCTGGCCAtctcccccaccaccccaggGCCCACCTGGCCAGGAGACGCTCTCCG GCTCCTCCTGCCTGGCTGGTGCCACCTGACCGTCGAAGATGGGCCCCGGGAGATCCTGATCAAGGAAGGTGCCCCCTCGCTTCTGTGCAAGTATTTCCTGCAGCAGTGGGAGCTCACATCCCCTGGCCACGACACCTCGGTGCTGCCCGACAGCGTGGAGATTGGCCTGCAGACCTGCTGCCACATCTTCCTCAACCTCGTGGTCACCGCACCGGGGCTGATCAA GCGTGATGCCTGCTTCACATCTCTTATGAACACCCTGATGACATCGCTACCGGCACTAGTGCAGCAACAGGGAAGGCTGCTTCTGGCTGCTAACGTGGCCACCCTGGGGCTTCTCATGGCCCGGCTCCTTAGCACCTCTCCAG CTCTTCAGGGAACACCAGCATCCCGAGGGTTCTTCGCAGCTGCCATCCTCTTCCTATCGCAGTCCCATGTGGCGCGGGCCACCCCGGGCTCAGACCAGGCAGTGCTAGCCCTGTCCCCTGAGTATGAGGGCATCTGGGCTGACCTGCAGGAGCTCTGGTTCCTGGGCATGCAGGCCTTCACCGGCTGTGTGCCGCTGCTGCCCTGGCTGGCCCCTGCTGCCCTGCGCTCCCGCTGGCCCCAGGAGCTGCTCCAGCTGCTAGGCAGTGTCAGCCCCAACTCTGTCAAGCCCGAGATGGTGGCCGCCTATCAGGGTGTCCTGGTGGAGTTGGCGCGGGCCAACCGGCTGTGCCGGGAGGCCATGAGGCTGCAGGCGGGTGAGGAGACGGCCAGCCACTATCGCATGGCCGCCTTGGAGCAGTGCCTATCAGAGCCCTGA